Proteins encoded within one genomic window of Porphyromonadaceae bacterium W3.11:
- a CDS encoding DUF3108 domain-containing protein, translated as MIKYNRRQFAKFILLLIVATVGFPNVVSAQEKNVLSSSTVFNNDETFEYKLIFKWGVIRGKVGEAKLYNKKINSGQQYFSKLTFRSVGIGDAFYSLRDTFETLYSSNRKPLRFEKRVNDDGYIMFDEISFKHSPSVIRASVKAYVPDRVKVDTVYTYNPNEIEVVDMLSTLAFVRGFDLTNPEASINGKRIVIPIGRSQVYTECQYGGTEVLKKPDGSKVETVIIILSIQDEAFENKKDAVTVWVSRDEYQIPLKVTGNLKVGRVVVELTSYYNKSGS; from the coding sequence ATGATAAAATATAATAGAAGGCAGTTTGCCAAATTTATTCTGCTATTAATAGTAGCTACTGTCGGTTTCCCGAATGTGGTTTCTGCACAGGAAAAGAACGTATTGTCGTCCTCGACAGTATTTAATAATGACGAAACGTTTGAGTATAAATTGATCTTCAAGTGGGGCGTCATTCGTGGTAAAGTAGGTGAAGCAAAGCTATATAATAAAAAGATCAATTCAGGTCAGCAGTATTTCTCTAAGTTGACGTTCAGGTCCGTAGGTATAGGTGATGCCTTTTATAGCCTAAGAGATACATTTGAAACGTTATACTCAAGTAATCGTAAGCCATTGAGATTTGAAAAGCGGGTAAATGATGACGGTTATATAATGTTTGATGAGATTTCATTTAAGCATTCACCAAGTGTTATCCGTGCTTCTGTGAAAGCGTATGTCCCAGATAGAGTAAAAGTAGATACAGTCTATACTTATAATCCTAATGAGATAGAGGTGGTTGATATGCTTTCTACTCTTGCTTTCGTGAGGGGCTTTGACTTAACCAATCCTGAAGCATCTATTAATGGCAAGAGAATTGTAATCCCAATAGGTCGCTCTCAAGTTTATACTGAATGTCAGTATGGAGGTACTGAGGTGCTTAAGAAACCTGACGGGTCTAAAGTGGAGACTGTTATAATTATCTTAAGTATTCAGGATGAAGCGTTCGAGAATAAGAAAGATGCAGTAACAGTATGGGTTTCAAGAGATGAATACCAAATCCCATTAAAGGTTACTGGTAATCTAAAAGTAGGTCGTGTTGTGGTAGAGCTTACCTCATACTACAATAAAAGTGGGTCCTAA
- the folB gene encoding dihydroneopterin aldolase, producing MMKINDSYIKLSHVRFFSHHGVMPHEKITGNDFEIDLTVHFSAVTAMKSGDLDKTINYALIYEILKEEMATPTPLLEEVCYRILKNLNIRFPQITSAEITLTKLMPPIAGFQGAGISFTAEASF from the coding sequence ATGATGAAAATAAATGATAGTTATATTAAGTTGTCTCACGTACGCTTCTTTTCTCATCATGGTGTAATGCCTCATGAGAAAATCACTGGAAATGACTTTGAGATTGATCTCACAGTACACTTTTCTGCTGTAACAGCGATGAAGAGTGGCGACCTTGATAAGACCATCAATTACGCACTCATCTATGAAATCCTCAAAGAGGAGATGGCGACCCCTACTCCACTCTTAGAGGAGGTTTGCTATAGGATCCTGAAAAATCTCAATATAAGATTTCCGCAGATTACAAGTGCCGAGATTACTCTAACCAAACTGATGCCCCCAATCGCTGGATTCCAAGGAGCTGGAATATCATTCACGGCAGAAGCATCCTTCTAA
- a CDS encoding HDIG domain-containing protein has product MKANKLRKSKALVEKLLLRYYNRDSKAFKILLKHSECVAEMALEIVDNHPELDLDRSFVYEGAMLHDIGVFACHAPGIGCMGEEPYIRHGVIGSEILTMEGLPLHALVCERHTGVGLSLEAILRRGLPLPHREMVPVSLEEQVVCFADCFFSKSGDPAEKKSIAQISKGMAKHGQDQVNKFNLWCEKFL; this is encoded by the coding sequence ATGAAAGCTAATAAATTGAGAAAATCAAAAGCCTTAGTTGAAAAACTTTTACTAAGGTATTATAATCGTGATTCAAAGGCATTTAAGATTCTATTAAAGCATAGTGAGTGTGTCGCAGAGATGGCACTGGAAATAGTGGATAATCATCCAGAATTAGATCTGGATAGAAGCTTTGTCTATGAGGGTGCTATGTTGCATGATATAGGTGTATTTGCGTGTCATGCACCGGGGATAGGCTGTATGGGGGAAGAGCCTTATATACGACATGGGGTTATTGGTTCTGAAATCCTGACAATGGAGGGGTTGCCACTACATGCTTTAGTCTGCGAGCGACATACTGGAGTAGGCCTGTCGTTGGAGGCCATTCTGAGGCGAGGACTACCGCTGCCTCATAGGGAGATGGTTCCTGTATCCTTGGAAGAGCAGGTGGTCTGCTTTGCAGACTGTTTTTTCTCAAAAAGTGGTGATCCCGCTGAAAAGAAATCGATCGCTCAGATCTCCAAAGGGATGGCAAAGCATGGACAGGATCAGGTGAATAAGTTCAATCTTTGGTGTGAGAAATTCCTTTGA